In Herbinix luporum, a single window of DNA contains:
- the rpoD gene encoding RNA polymerase sigma factor RpoD: MNEQIVHNNFEKKFGELVKYAKKEQGIIEVERINTFIKDLKLDNKQVDKVFEKLETYNIVVLDTPEDVNEQDEELLELDEPAEEISSQEDIYMTSTDNIVSDDPVHLYLKEIGNYPLLSTEEEIELAKRIEDGDETAKQLLAESNLRLVVSIAKRYVGRGLSFLDLIQEGNLGLIKAVEKFDYTKGFKFSTYATWWIRQAITRSIADQSRTIRIPVHMSEIINKTYRTSRALLQDLGREPTEEELSEALNMPVEKVREVLKISSDPISLDIPIGEEDDSHLGDFIKDENTLGPEEVATYSSLKDQISKLLDTLTEREQKVLMLRFGLTDGRTRTLEEVGKEFHVTRERIRQIEAKALRKLRHPSRSKHLKGFEIL; the protein is encoded by the coding sequence ATGAATGAACAGATTGTCCATAATAATTTTGAAAAAAAATTTGGAGAACTAGTTAAATATGCTAAAAAGGAACAAGGTATTATTGAAGTTGAAAGGATCAATACTTTTATTAAGGATTTAAAACTTGATAATAAGCAAGTTGATAAGGTTTTTGAAAAACTTGAGACTTATAACATTGTTGTATTAGACACTCCGGAAGATGTTAATGAACAAGATGAGGAACTACTAGAACTTGATGAGCCAGCAGAAGAAATATCCTCCCAAGAAGACATATACATGACATCCACTGACAATATTGTATCGGATGATCCTGTTCATTTATATTTGAAAGAGATTGGCAACTACCCTTTATTAAGTACCGAAGAAGAGATTGAACTGGCTAAACGTATAGAAGACGGTGATGAAACCGCCAAACAATTACTTGCCGAATCCAATCTTCGTCTGGTTGTAAGCATAGCTAAACGGTATGTAGGAAGAGGCCTATCATTTCTGGATTTAATACAGGAAGGAAATTTAGGCTTAATTAAAGCCGTTGAGAAATTCGATTATACAAAAGGTTTTAAATTTAGTACATATGCCACTTGGTGGATTAGACAAGCAATTACCAGATCCATTGCCGATCAAAGCCGTACTATACGCATTCCTGTTCATATGTCAGAGATAATAAATAAAACCTACCGTACATCCAGAGCCCTCCTTCAAGATCTGGGCAGGGAGCCTACAGAAGAGGAACTTTCCGAAGCATTGAATATGCCTGTTGAAAAGGTTCGCGAAGTTTTAAAAATTTCATCTGATCCTATTTCCCTAGACATTCCTATCGGTGAAGAGGATGATAGTCATCTAGGTGATTTTATTAAAGACGAAAATACCTTGGGCCCAGAGGAAGTGGCCACCTATTCTAGTCTTAAAGATCAGATATCAAAACTTCTTGACACTTTAACAGAAAGGGAACAAAAAGTTCTAATGCTTCGCTTTGGCTTAACAGACGGTAGAACAAGAACTTTAGAAGAAGTCGGTAAGGAGTTTCATGTTACCCGAGAAAGAATCCGACAGATTGAGGCAAAGGCCCTGAGAAAACTTAGGCATCCCAGCCGTTCAAAACATTTAAAGGGCTTCGAAATCCTTTGA
- a CDS encoding lysophospholipid acyltransferase family protein, whose product MKRIILMVIRSLFNLPFWIFKIFRLCNIEKYDVKTRYDYLRKIVLTIIKRGRVKIRVTGLENLPKENGYIMFPNHQGLFDALAIIQTHERPLATVMKKEVKDIFLLKQVIKLLQAEIIDREDIRQSMGVIKNMTRRVKSGENFIIFAEGTRSKDGNNLLPFKGGSFKSAMNAKCPIVPIALIDSYKVFDTGSIRKQMVHVHYLKPLYYHDYKDMKSTEIAETVSKLIENKILEEA is encoded by the coding sequence ATGAAAAGAATTATATTAATGGTAATTCGAAGTCTGTTTAACCTTCCTTTTTGGATATTCAAAATATTTAGACTTTGCAATATTGAAAAATATGATGTAAAAACCAGATATGACTATCTTCGAAAAATAGTATTAACTATTATAAAGAGGGGCAGGGTTAAAATCCGTGTTACCGGCCTTGAGAATCTTCCAAAAGAAAACGGCTATATAATGTTTCCCAATCATCAGGGATTATTTGATGCTCTTGCAATCATACAGACCCATGAAAGGCCCTTGGCAACAGTAATGAAAAAAGAAGTTAAAGATATTTTTCTTTTAAAGCAAGTTATTAAACTTTTACAAGCGGAAATTATTGATAGGGAAGATATCAGACAGTCCATGGGAGTTATTAAGAATATGACCCGGCGGGTAAAATCCGGTGAAAACTTTATTATATTTGCCGAAGGAACCCGTTCAAAGGATGGTAATAATCTTCTTCCATTTAAAGGAGGCAGCTTTAAAAGCGCCATGAACGCCAAATGCCCTATAGTTCCCATTGCCTTAATAGATTCCTATAAAGTATTTGATACCGGATCAATCCGTAAGCAAATGGTTCATGTCCATTATTTAAAGCCTCTTTATTACCATGATTATAAAGATATGAAATCAACTGAAATAGCTGAAACTGTGTCTAAATTGATAGAGAATAAAATTCTAGAAGAAGCTTAA